aaataggtacttgggagttagacagctgatatgggctgcttactgggaatgtgagtgttaaaattaggattaaggacttgcccaaaaagctatgcatgctagtgtctgttcaagaatgtaagaaatcttttatatatatatatacatacacatatatatatgtcgtacctagtagccagaactcacttcttgccctactatgcaatccccgatttgcctaataggccgattgatttactttattttcaataaattgtttccaattagtttatttgaattattattattatattatattaggaacataaattattgacttagttgtgtgagTATAGGTtacgtttagataggttaggtaaggttggttaggttcggtcatatatctacgttagttttaactcaaatttcaaaaaattaacttataaataatgaaatggaatgatttatcatttcataagaaaaaaatgagaaaaatacataaattcaggaaaacttggattattaggcaaatcgggccttgcatagtaggccgagtatgacgttctggctactaggtacaacatacatatatatatatatatatatatatatatgtcgtacctagtagccagaactcactttttggcctactatgcaaggcccgatttgcctaataagccaatttttcctgaattaatatattttttctaatttttttcttatgaaatgataaagctaacccatttcattatgtatgaggtcaatttttttttattggagttaaaattaacgtagatatatgaccgaacctaaccaaccctacctaacctaacctatctttataggttaagtttggttaggtagccgaaaaagttaggttaggttaggtaggttaggtagtcgaaaaacaattaattcatgaaaacttggctttttaggcaaatcgggccttgcatagtaggctgagaagtgcgttctggctactaggtacaacatataaatatatatatataaatatatatatatatttcatttatttatttatttatttatttatttatatacaagaaggtacattgggtttgtgagaatacatagcatagtatttacaattttgtaaagccactagtatgcgcagcgtttcaggcaggtcatttatctaatagataattttaattaggtaaattctagcagaattaataaaataacaaatacattgcaagaaaaaaaatgagatgagagagaatagtaggtatattaaagcccattggtatattaaagctctgattgattacactgacagcttgattggtaatttaaacaagattaatagacaccatacagcagattgacagcacatataagaagacagcaatgataacaatggtaaagatttttcaatattttgacattacacttgtcaatgatacaggtctataattgagtgggtcttctctgctgtcacttttgtagatttgaagtattgtgtttgtgtgtgtagcatGTGCATTAATTCAAGTAGAGAGGCTTTGTGTGTTATCTGTAGCTGCAGCTGTAGAGAAACACAATTTTTGTTTAATGAggatatatattttattcaggtTTTCCTTATTTTCAGTTCACATTCAGGAAAATCAAAAGAGGAAGATCAGGGAAGCGAAAGACAAGAATGTAGAGCAAGAGGATAAGTCCTTGAAAAAAATGAAGAAACACCGACTTTCTCAAGATACAACTGTGACAGGTAATCAAAACTCATTCTTCGATTTCTAAGCaaaacttgtactcacctagttgtgtttgcaggggttgaggattggctctatggtcctgtgtttcaactgtcaatcaactggtgtatatatTCTTgggccattcctccagtttgtccagttttagttataaattttaaagatttaaaaattgtaaagtaatataaacttaatggtaatttaagtaatgaaaacttattggaacttaaagtaaaaatgaactagaataattaataacaatggaTGACCAATAAAagtcaaaaagcaattatgaaatctataaaattaatagcttacttactataatataataagtacactatagtttaatattaaagttacactaaaacactaAAACAAAATGTGGTAGATTAAATTGAGATACACTCAGGTATACTGGATGATAAAgtttatactagaggacacaggcaaagccagtgtactatggaacaaggaagtaaaaaaagaaaaaaagagacaataataaagaagacccatttttttttttttaagttaaaaccttttggaaggaaaggcagagctaaagtacacattGGTAGTTAAATGAGGTTATAATTTGAACTCTGGTTAttcagcagctatcccacagtcaaTCAGGAGATTTGAGGTGAGCTTCAGTTGTTAtaaaataggtttttccagtgtcagtcccccTAGCTATAATTGTATTGTCtcccacaaaacaatgtttaattacaGGGGAATTTTTCCAGAAACCCcgcagtttaaataagagattttgtctgaacctggtcagacatttattcacataaacatttgatttactagagactgcagatttgaaaaggtctgacttgcggaagCAGCTATCTAGTTTAACTCAAATTCTCCTGTTATTTATACCCTCCTGTTGATttgatacccactctataagctgatttgatgtcacTAGTTTTGATTGAATATTTTGATCATATCTTGGATATTTTGATCTTTGGGGAATATATTTCAATATTTGGATCATACCTTGGATCATTTGGTCTTGGGGGAAAGACCATCATGCATTCATTCATTAATTCATGATGGTCTTGGGAGAAGtttgtgaatgaatgaatggaggTTTTGGGGAGGCTTCAAGTGTGCTTTTTGGACCTGGCGAGTCTTTGGTTCCTGTCCCATCTCAAGAATATCTGATCATATATTCAAAGCTCTTTTTGTTATTTGGCAGTCTACCAGCTGTCAACTATTTGTTGTGATGTGttttgttaatatatattttgtttagaatATACTGTATGGAAACCAGGGATACAAATATTGTATAGctacaaatataaaaaaaaataatttaaatataaagtacttgttatatattctcaaataattattatataagtgTGCCAATGAATTGATGTGTGCTGTATTTGCAGAGCATCAAATCATGTAGATGGTAGGgcaagtaccttgaggtgcttccggggcttagcgtccccgcggctcggtcgtcgaccaggcctcctggttgctggactgatcaatcaggctgttggatgcggctgctcgcagcctgatgtatgagtcacagcctggttgatcaggtatcctttggaggtgcttatccagttctcttgaacactctgaggggtttgccagttatgccccttatgtgtagcggaagcgtgttgaacagtctcaggcctctgatgttgatagagttctctctcagagtacctgttgcacttctgcttttcaatgggggtattctgcacatcctgccatgtcttctggtctcatgtgatgttatttctgtgtgcaggtttgggaccagcccctctaatattttccacgtgtaaattattatgtatctctcccgcctgtgctcaagggagtacagatttaggctctttagtcggtcccagtaatttagatgtgttACTTTTTTTTACTGAGTAATAATTTTTACTGAtggtttactgagtggattctagcagtaaaggttttctgcacgctcttcaggtcagcaatttctccagctttgaaaggggctgtcattgtgcagcagtactccactctagagagcacaagcattttgaaaagtatcatcatcggtataggatctctagtgtgaaaagttcttgttatccaacctgtcatttttcttgcagttgtgacggctactttattatgttctttaaaggtaaagtcTTCAGACATGAGTACACCCTGATCCttgacattgccttttcgttctatgttatgatttgctcgAGTTTTTTACGTGGttgccgtttttatattttcattttgtccatagcgcatgagctggaactaatcttcgttaaacaccatattattttctgtagcccatagaaagacctgatctacatctgattggaggtttgctgtgtcctctatgttgcctactctcatgaagatcctagtgtcatctgcaaaggatgatacagtgctataggttgtgttcttgtctatgtccgatatgaggatgagaaaaagtactggagcaaacacagtaccctgggggactgagctcttcacggttgatgggctggattttattttgttgactattacacattgtgttctgttagtcaggaaattgtagatccatctacctatttttccggtaattccttttgaacgcattttatgtgcaataacaccatggtcatttatcaaaagcttttgcgaaatctttgtaaattacatcagcattttgtttgtcttccatagcatctaatgccatatcatagtggtccagcaactgagacaggcaagagcgccctgttctgaaaccatgttgtccggggttatgcagatgctgtgattccatgtattttgtgatcttacttcttagcactctctcaaaattttttatgatgtgcgatgttagtgctatcggtctaattttttgcctctgccttatttcctcctttatgaagtggtgctatctctgctgtttttagtatatcagggataacgccagtatctaggctttgtctccacataatgtggagggcctgtgatagtggttttttacagttcttgatgaatatggagttccaagaatccgggcctggtgcagagtgcataggcatactgtttatggcttcttcaaaatccagtggggatagggtgacgtctgatatatgatttgatgttggtatcatatccatgaaaaactcATTTTGGTTagaaatctttagtgcgtttaatggctcgcagAAAACAGTCGtattgcttcctcagtagctcgctcatttctttgttgtcatcggtgaaagttccatctccctttcgcaggggcccgatactagatgtggtttttgatcttgattttgcataggagaaaaaatatttcggattcctctttatttcactgatggccttttgctctctttgcctctcccgggttttgtatgattcttgtagcttgagttcaattgtttctatttctctacataaccttcttcgccgttcttgagatagggtgcgactcaagttgttccgcgattcgctttctttgcctatatagggaacgacgttctcgttccaatctgcatctcttcctcttttttcttaggggtatgcggtttaaacatatttttagtgctactgagcttattttttccaggcactggttcagatatgcattttctagctgttcttcccagtttatttctgtgcagaccttgtttatttgctcccagtttatctgtttattattgaagttgaatttgctgaaatctcctccaccgggaatctggactggttttgaaggtctattccccatggttgtcataacttcaattaagttgtgatctgagtaacaggtatttgtaatcattatgttcctgatcaattcatcattattagtgaaaattttGGTCCAGCGTGTTCTTTATAGTTGGTTTttttatttgctggtttaaggcaaacctgtcgcacatctgtagcaggtcatttgcatgtgcctgttcatttaggctacttcctggtattctttctgatattactgtattagccaggtgcttccatttcaggtgccgtaggttgaagtccccaagcaggatgatgttcggagctggatttgtgaggttttccaagcagtgttctattttcattagttggtgtttaaactgctgagggtttgcctctggtgacttatatacaaagaCAATaagtacatttaggatctctattttgattatcagcacttccaccatatcatttgaggtgtttagcagctcagtacagatgagtgtgtctttgatgtagaggctgaccccaccctgaagccggtgtttcctatcacatttgaaaagattgtactctgagatccatatttcaccatcatggtagtccggcattccggcaatatttcttatagtcgctgggaggacgttgaacaaccgcggacctctgatgtttatacagtgctctgattgtgcctatggcacctctacactatttggaagaatacacacacactgggtactggggtgggcctacctccaaatggcccCTTGGTAAAAGTAAaccaattttaactcaaataatctATGCTAGAATTCTTGGAAACCATTGTGGCACCACAATTGCCCTTCTTGGTCTCTGTCTACCGATTGTTGTAatgcctggtggcctctgtctacagactactATGGTTCCAAATTTCTGTGATTTTGgtgttttgttttttgcaagaaataaatatttattatatatgttatGTTTTCCACATTTTCAGCACATCAGTGTCTACTTACTGCTGAAGCAAGTACCTTCATCAGGGTTCCCAAAGATCATATCTTAGAAGGGTCGAAGACGTCCATTATTTTGAAGCCATCAAATAGAAAAGAAGAAAGAAATAATTTGAAGATAGTCAAGAAGGAAGATGTATCTGTTGGAAGAGGGCAAGTCATGATGGTTCAGAAGAAAATAACGCACAATTTGTCTGATAGCAGATAATAAACTATTTTTTGATAATGTAATTGAGTCAGAGGTGACTCCCATCAATCTTACTTCCTTTACAAAACAATATAATTTCTATGAAAAAATTCCTAAGTATTTATGTAACATAtatgatatatttttttaataaaatcaataaacttgtgtttaaagtcagtagtccaTATATTAATTTATCAATCCATCCTTGTGCAGTATGTGCAGTACCACAGCCTGGGTGTGGTACTGCACATACTGCACATGTGTGCTTCTCTCAGAAgttcctgttgcacctctgcttttcaacgggggtattctgcacatcctgtcataccttcttgtttcatgtgatgttatttacgtGTGCAGGTTATTTCTGTGTGATGGTTGTAATTTCAGATTTTTGTTGATTAATTTGGAGTAGGGGTAATTAAGGGTGGTGGGTCCCCAagcacagttatatatatatatatatatatatatatatatatattagtatactttggtagcagtctttcctttagacatattattaaatatgaccggaaaagtaagattaataattctaacacgaattttctcaatatttcttatgtttcttttcactgttgatggtaactgaaaaatcaattctccaaaattcatttttatttctagtctgacgcgatacttgaacgcgttttgtaataacttactacattttcaaagaattttagtttacacacacacaactataacctgcaaacactaaacagagttcttacttatgctatgatttaaacagctttcattttatacccgcatatcacctcacccaaaatgacgAGGTCGTGCAatgcgtgggaggaggaaaggaaggctggtagagcaatttgggaggctgtgcggacactaaGGCCgctgagtcttacaggaagggttgcttgctcccactgagagtcgtccaatggcaggttaaggactttcaccagcatggacctcagaagggtgtcatacacatttaacttagggctgctgtaggatggagaacatctcagaaagtaggtcaacttagggagagacaggcatcttgtgaggagaaagaaagcatcatgggcatcaatcttgtcaatcctgtccagcattctcttttgatcagtgatttttgcatccaggacctcctcgattgctcgtgggccaatggaggCACCCAAGAGAGTGCAGtctggtggctcgacaacgagaatttctggaagaacattttgtatttgctcagtgatgtctgggttgctggagattatttcacatttggacgcattgagaatgaggcctaaggctgcttcctgctcctggattttccttatatcctccaaaatggtttccagggttccagcgagagtgccatcatccaggtaccagatgtttagctcgcttgtcagactatcagtgacctctttgatagctaggcagaaaaggaggggggctaaggggtcaccttgttggacaccttcacaggagtttatttcatgctcctatctatctatctatatatatatatatatatatatatatatatatatatatatatatatatatatatatatatatatatatatatatataatatatatatatatatatatatatatatatatatatatatatatatatatatatatatatatatatatatatatatgtcgtacctagtagccagaacgcacttctcagcctactatgcaaggcccaatttgcctaataggccaagttttcatgaattaattgtttttcgactacctaacctaacctaacctaactttttcggctacctaacctaacctcacctacaaagatagaataggttaggttaggtagggttggttaggttcggtcatatatctacgttaattttaactccaataaaaaaaaattgacctcatacataatgaaatgggtagctttattatttgataagaaaaaaattagagaaaatatattaattcaggaaaacttggcttattaggcaaatttggtcttgcatattaggctgagaagtgcgttctggctactaggtacgacatatatatatatatatttatatatatatatatatatatatatatatatatatatatatttatatatatatatatttatatatatatatatatatatatataaatatatatatatatatatatatatatataaatatatatatatatatatatatatataaatatatatatatatataaatatatatatatataaatatatatatatatatatatatatatgtcgtacctagtagccagaactcacttctcagcctactattcaaggcccgatttgcctaataagccaagttttcttgaattaatatatttactataatttttttcttatgaaatgataaagcaacccttttctctatgtatgaggtcaattttttgttattggagttaaaattaacgtagatatatgaccgaacctaaccaaccctacctaacctaacctaacctatatttataggtaaggttaggttaggtagccaaaaaaagctaggttaggttaggttaggtaggttaggtagacgaaaaaacattaattcatgaaaacttggcttattaggcaaatcaggccttgaatagtaggctgagaagtgcgttctggctattaggtacgacatatatatatataaatatatatatatatttatatatatttatatatgtcgtacctagtagccagaacgcacttctcagcctaccatgcaaggcccgatttgcctaataagccaagttttcatgaattgtttttcgacaacctaacctacctaacctaacctaacctaacctaacattttcggctacctaacctaacctataaagataggttaggtagggttggttaggttcggtcatatatctgcgttaattttaactccaataaaaaaaatttacctcatacataatgaaattggtagctttatcatttcataagaaaaaaattagagaaaatatattaattcaggaaaacttggcttattaggcaaatcgggccttgcatagtaggctgagaagtgcgttctggctactaggtacgacatatatatatttatatatatatatatatatatatatatatatatatatatatatatatatatatatatatgtcgtacctagtagccagaacgcaattctcagcctaatatgcaaggcccaatttgcctaataagcaaagttttcatgaattaattgtttttcgacaacctaacctacctaacctaacctaacctaactttttcggctacctaacctaacctaacgtttaaagataggttaggttaggttaggtagggttggttaggttcggtcatatatctacgttaattttaacttcaataaaaaaaaattgacctcatgcgtaatgaaatgggtagctttatcatttcataagaaaaaaaattgagaaaatatattaattccggaaaacttggcttattaggcaaatcgggccttgcatagtaggcagaaaagtgcgttctggctactaggtacgacatatatatttatatatatatatatatttatatatatatttatatatatatatatatttatatatatatatatatatttatatatatatatatttatatatatatatatatttatatatatatatatatttatatatatatataatatatatatatatttatatatgtaattttttattaaacctaaaaggggtaccacctcttgtgcaagtgtagggacacagccacggagaagaaaataatgagtactcagagaagaccttgtggatcctcactgaacactttcatcttgtctaccaccctattcttttagtatgtgtgtaactttattttaatatttcattacacaaaaagggttacaacattggttacatgctttGTACAAGGCTACTCATCACAGGTtctagagttcctccagctcctcagatggcaggctggagccatggatgcagtgagcatttcctctgtggatcgccacactaaggcgctgaaagtggAGCAATGggtcaaaattgtagtggtgatcaagatctctagattaagagcccaatactgtcaccatggtgacactgttgggcagcgccactcatcctgtgactggacaCACCAATACTGTccatcccaatactgtcactatgaatatagtgacagtattgggaagtGCCACTCAtcatatgagtggacacaccaccataggagCTTGCCAATAGGAAGCAAACCCTTCatcgttcatcctgtcacttgtacccagacacagctgggactttcttaactgtctcaagtgaacagctttgcaaacaaaaaaattaacattcgtcaacctttAAAAttgtacgttatcttgcgggtgcaaaatggggaaatattttaagaacagtatgtatatgtgacaaccacatttgtcctgataatttttttcaagctggaaTTTAAAAGTTCTTGAGAATTTTTGCATTTACGATTTCGTTGGGTAGGCAGTTTCAATGGGGTTCTTAACCCTATGTATTCAAAAGCATCTGTTGTtactcctacattgtggcttgttgagcttgaaacctttgctctttgttcgtgttacatctgaccttttgaagaaattgaatgaatcaatatcctccaaattgttcagtattttaaaggtttcactctaaTACTCTCGCATTTGCATatctctaagcatatagattagttttggatttagattagattttcaattcaggtaaaggtacatacattgcagatgagttacaaagggaaagacaagggctagcgttcactagctctattggaatagaaacatctgcaagacaagtgttggcaaaaattcagatagctaaggggacagagcccggcctgcggctcacaaagacccccagggtaaggctgaagaactaatacacaagttgagtgatgcagcatcatcctcctccctccctgcataagtaagcagggaacagctcctccgacaaaatgacagaaggattaggataacaagagcacaatctagtgatgacgagtatgaggaaccaatcacagcccaggaagtaaagggggctatgaaaaggataaaattacagcacctggtgaggatggcatcACCTACGACTTACTCAATGCGctggtgaagtgtctgggaacccaatactccacctgtttaacaagtcattcctaagtggagtgttgcccacacaatggaaacatgcaataattgttcccataccgaaacccaatgaccctggcaattacagacctatcagtctcatgtcatgcacttgcaacatGTTCGAAAGGATCATCCgaaaccgactattgcacaaaatacGCAGGTTAGGGGAtgtgggtcaatggatttgttaaaggacggagcacagcaaattgtatagttaattatctgcctaatgacacagctaagtactcccaataaactctctccttggggcaaatattttaaatttaaaa
This DNA window, taken from Procambarus clarkii isolate CNS0578487 chromosome 7, FALCON_Pclarkii_2.0, whole genome shotgun sequence, encodes the following:
- the LOC123753231 gene encoding glutamic acid-rich protein-like isoform X1, whose amino-acid sequence is MLPGSGLSSKNVNNLTELFYLAYMQDNGSSVNKIPTNNIDAQEDINISEAKEKNGEQELKLKKMKKKRRLSEDSTIKVHIQENQKRKIREAKDKNVEQEDKSLKKMKKHRLSQDTTVTAHQCLLTAEASTFIRVPKDHILEGSKTSIILKPSNRKEERNNLKIVKKEDVSVGRGQVMMVQKKITHNLSDSR
- the LOC123753231 gene encoding glutamic acid-rich protein-like isoform X2; translated protein: MQDNGSSVNKIPTNNIDAQEDINISEAKEKNGEQELKLKKMKKKRRLSEDSTIKVHIQENQKRKIREAKDKNVEQEDKSLKKMKKHRLSQDTTVTAHQCLLTAEASTFIRVPKDHILEGSKTSIILKPSNRKEERNNLKIVKKEDVSVGRGQVMMVQKKITHNLSDSR